A portion of the Brienomyrus brachyistius isolate T26 unplaced genomic scaffold, BBRACH_0.4 scaffold40, whole genome shotgun sequence genome contains these proteins:
- the LOC125722579 gene encoding G-protein coupled receptor family C group 5 member B-like — translation MAPSINLFTFLVLSLVGGSSSWDEASPCGSGSILTRPYTALCELDAVWGLVVVVAAAAAALASLILLLVVLCRLRKITEAEERSGVAPLLLLLAAIFGLCGLSLGYIAEQQESLCFARRVLRGVLLAICNTCLVFHGLRLRRLGQGAHSPSTGQLMGLAVALAVLDPEWILLATMSTCQPACEYQPLDFALATTYVLVLLLAALVGAACSLWRQQPRWRCRTMWLLITCLASVLLWVAWITFCLYGNAALGLPPTWDNRVQAVVLLAQAWLLILLHAAPEVHATLRPPSRMREANLEEGLSHL, via the coding sequence atggcaccctctatcaatctcttcaccttcctcgtcctgtccctggtggggggcagctcttcatgggacgaagcttctccttgcggatccggctccatcctgacaaggccctacacggccttgtgtgagctggatgcggtgtggggcttggtggtggtggtggcggcagcggcggcggccctcgcctcgctgatcctgctcctggtggtactgtgtcgcctgcggaagatcacagaggctgaggagcgcagcggggtggcgccgctactcctgctgctcgcagccatatttgggctttgtggcctcagcctgggatacatcgctgagcagcaagagagcctctgcttcgcccggcgtgtcctgaggggggtgttgcttgcTATCTGCAACACATGCCTCGTGTTTCATGGTCTGCGACTGCGCCGGTTGGGACAAGGTGCTCATAGCCCCAGCACAGGTCAACTGATGGGGCTGGCGGTGGCCTTGGCCGTGTTGGATCCGGAGTGGATCCTTCTAGCCACGATGTCCACGTGCCAGCCAGCCTGTGAATACCAGCCGCTGGACTTTGCGCTGGCCACCACTTAtgtgctggtcctgctcctggcagcactggtgggggcggcctgcagtctgtggaggcagcagccacggtggaggtgcaggaccatgtggctgctcatcacctgcctggcctcagtcctgctgtgggtggcctggatcaccttctgcctgtatggcaacgcggcgcttggcctgcccccaacatgggacaaccgggtacaggcagtggtgctgctggcacaagcatggctgctcatactgctgcacgctgctcctgaggtccacgccaccttacggcccccatcccgcatgagagaggccaatttagaggagggcctttctcacctgtag